The Desulfovibrio sp. G11 region TCGGTATGTAACCTTCCCCTAAAATAGGACCAGCGCATGGTAGAGATTTCTGGCAAACTGCCCTCAAGGAGACGGCAATGCAGAAATCTCGATTCACGGAAAGTCAGATCATTCGGATTCTGAAGGAAGCTGAAGGTGGGCGCACGGTAGCCGATGTCTGCCGAGAATACGGTGTAAGCCAGGCCACGTACTACAAATGGAAATCCAAGTATGGGGGCATGGAGGCTGCGGACATCAAACGCCTCAAGGAGCTTGAGGAGGAGAACCGCAAGCTCAAGCGCATGTTTGCCAACCTCAGCCTTGAGCACGAGGTCTTGAAGGACATCATAGCAAAAAAGCTCTGAGGCCAACCGAGAAGCGGGAGATCGTCGACTACGCTCGCGATGAGTTCGGGCTGAGCGTGCGTAAGGCATGCGCCATAGTGCTCATCAGTCGGACGCTGTATGCCTATGCACCGACACCGCGCGACGACACCGACGTTATCGAGACGCTTATCCGGTTGGCCGACAGCTATCCCAGATACGGATTTGGCAAGCTGTTCAGCCTGCTGCGGCGACAGGGATACCGGTGGAACCACAAGCGGGTTCATCGCATCTACCGTCAACTGAAGCTGCATCTACGGCGTAAAGGGAAGAAGCGACTGCCAACACGTAACCCACAGCCCTTGGCCGTTCCACCACAGGCCAACTGCTGCTGGTCAGTGGACTTCATGCATGACTCGCTCTCCAGCGGACAGCGGTTCCGTACGTTCAACGTGGTGGATGATTACAGCCGAGAATGCCTCGCCATTGAGGTAGACACCAGCCTCCCCGCAGCCCGGATATTACGGGTTCTGGACAGGGTGGCGGCATGGCGAGGGTATCCGGAAAAGCTGAGAATGGACAACGGGCCGGAACTGATCTCGATCCAGATGGCTGAGTGGGCTGAGGCGCATGGAGTGGAGC contains the following coding sequences:
- a CDS encoding IS3 family transposase (programmed frameshift), with the protein product MQKSRFTESQIIRILKEAEGGRTVADVCREYGVSQATYYKWKSKYGGMEAADIKRLKELEEENRKLKRMFANLSLEHEVLKDIIGKKALRPTEKREIVDYARDEFGLSVRKACAIVLISRTLYAYAPTPRDDTDVIETLIRLADSYPRYGFGKLFSLLRRQGYRWNHKRVHRIYRQLKLHLRRKGKKRLPTRNPQPLAVPPQANCCWSVDFMHDSLSSGQRFRTFNVVDDYSRECLAIEVDTSLPAARILRVLDRVAAWRGYPEKLRMDNGPELISIQMAEWAEAHGVELEFIQPGKPTQNSYVERFNRTYRTEVLDFYLFSSLAEVKEITANWLKQYNEERPHESLGNIPPAEYLEINSPQKVSTFGWH